The proteins below come from a single Kitasatospora sp. NBC_00315 genomic window:
- the pyrR gene encoding bifunctional pyr operon transcriptional regulator/uracil phosphoribosyltransferase PyrR, which translates to MTTVRESSSAPRPPHQVLDGTDIARVVTRIAHEIVERAKGAEDVVLLGIHTRGVHLARRLHARLTQITGRDIPLGTLDITMYRDDLRLKPARALEHTEIPPGGIDGRLVILVDDVLFSGRTIRAALDALGDIGRPRAVQLAVLVDRGHRELPIRADYVGKNLPTSLREAVQVQLSDSDGRDAVLVGDRDYAARSSQALAAQPPADPHLPE; encoded by the coding sequence ATGACCACAGTAAGAGAATCGTCGTCCGCCCCGCGTCCGCCGCACCAGGTGCTCGACGGCACCGACATCGCCCGGGTCGTCACCCGGATCGCCCACGAGATCGTGGAGCGCGCGAAGGGTGCCGAGGACGTCGTCCTGCTCGGCATCCACACCCGCGGTGTCCACCTCGCCCGCCGGCTGCACGCCAGGCTCACCCAGATCACCGGCCGGGACATCCCGCTCGGCACGCTGGACATCACGATGTACCGGGACGACCTGCGGCTCAAGCCCGCCCGCGCCCTGGAGCACACCGAGATCCCGCCCGGCGGCATCGACGGCCGGCTCGTCATCCTCGTGGACGACGTGCTCTTCTCCGGCCGCACCATCCGCGCCGCGCTCGACGCGCTCGGCGACATCGGGCGCCCGCGCGCCGTCCAGCTCGCCGTCCTGGTCGACCGGGGCCACCGGGAGCTGCCGATCCGCGCCGACTACGTGGGCAAGAACCTGCCCACCTCGCTGCGCGAGGCCGTCCAGGTGCAGCTCTCCGACAGCGACGGCCGCGACGCCGTCCTGGTCGGGGACCGCGACTACGCGGCCCGCTCCTCGCAGGCGCTCGCCGCCCAGCCGCCCGCCGACCCGCACCTCCCGGAGTAA
- the carA gene encoding glutamine-hydrolyzing carbamoyl-phosphate synthase small subunit produces the protein MTAPAPTTPRSRRERVPAVLVLEDGRTFRGQAYGAVGETFGEAVFNTGMSGYQETLTDPSYHRQVVVMTFPHIGNTGVNDEDPESKRIWVAGYVVRDPARVPSNWRSQRSLDEELSNQGVVGISGIDTRALTRHLRERGAMRVGIFSGPALADEAALLARVNQAPEMKGADLCAEVATTEPYVVPAVGEKRFTVAAVDLGIKGMTPQRMAERGIEVHVLPANSTVEDVYAVNPDGVFFSNGPGDPATADHQVAVMRSVLERRTPLFGICFGNQILGRALGFGTYKLKYGHRGINQPVQDRTTGKVEVTAHNHGFAVNAPLDRVSDTPYGRAEVSHVCLNDDVVEGLQCLDTPAFSVQYHPEAAAGPHDAAYLFDRFVDLMAGAPARTTAGS, from the coding sequence ATGACCGCACCTGCCCCCACCACACCGCGATCGAGGCGGGAGCGCGTGCCCGCCGTGCTCGTCCTGGAGGACGGCCGGACCTTCCGCGGACAGGCCTACGGCGCCGTCGGCGAGACCTTCGGCGAAGCGGTCTTCAACACCGGCATGTCCGGCTACCAGGAGACCCTGACCGACCCCTCGTACCACCGCCAGGTGGTCGTGATGACCTTCCCGCACATCGGCAACACCGGCGTCAACGACGAGGACCCGGAGTCGAAGCGGATCTGGGTCGCCGGGTACGTCGTGCGCGACCCCGCCCGGGTGCCGTCCAACTGGCGCTCGCAGCGCTCGCTGGACGAGGAGCTCAGCAACCAGGGCGTCGTCGGCATCAGCGGCATCGACACCCGCGCGCTCACCCGCCACCTGCGCGAGCGCGGCGCGATGCGGGTCGGCATCTTCTCCGGCCCCGCGCTGGCGGACGAGGCCGCGCTGCTGGCCCGGGTCAACCAGGCTCCGGAGATGAAGGGCGCCGACCTCTGCGCCGAGGTCGCCACCACCGAGCCGTACGTCGTGCCGGCCGTGGGCGAGAAGCGCTTCACCGTCGCCGCCGTGGACCTCGGTATCAAGGGGATGACCCCGCAGCGGATGGCCGAGCGCGGCATCGAGGTGCACGTGCTGCCCGCGAACTCCACCGTCGAGGACGTCTACGCGGTGAACCCGGACGGCGTGTTCTTCTCCAACGGCCCCGGCGACCCGGCCACCGCCGACCACCAGGTCGCGGTCATGCGCAGTGTCCTGGAGCGCAGGACCCCGCTGTTCGGCATCTGCTTCGGCAACCAGATCCTCGGCCGCGCGCTGGGTTTCGGCACCTACAAGCTGAAGTACGGTCACCGCGGCATCAACCAGCCCGTCCAGGACCGCACCACCGGCAAGGTGGAGGTCACCGCGCACAACCACGGCTTCGCCGTGAACGCGCCGCTGGACAGGGTCAGCGACACCCCCTACGGGCGCGCCGAGGTCTCCCACGTCTGCCTGAACGACGACGTGGTCGAGGGCCTGCAGTGCCTGGACACCCCCGCTTTCTCGGTGCAGTACCACCCGGAGGCCGCCGCGGGCCCGCACGACGCCGCGTACCTCTTCGATCGCTTTGTCGACCTGATGGCCGGCGCCCCGGCCCGTACCACCGCAGGGAGCTGA
- a CDS encoding aspartate carbamoyltransferase catalytic subunit — protein sequence MMRHLVSAADLTRDDALLILDTAEELAQLSGRAVKKLPTLRGRTVVNLFFEDSTRTKTSFEVAEKRLSADVINFSAKGSSVSKGESLKDTALTLQAMGADAVVIRHHASGAPARLAQSDWLHGSVINAGDGTHEHPTQALLDAFTMRRHLNAGTGRDLAGRRITIVGDILHSRVARSNVHLLTTLGAQVTFVAPPTLVPIGIENWPCEVSYDLESVLPGTDALMMLRVQRERMNAAFFPTEREYSRRYGLDGARLAKLPEHAIVMHPGPMVRGMEITAEVADSPRCTVVEQVANGVSVRMAVLYLLLGGAVFGDGATDPARTDVRTDSSGAAL from the coding sequence GTGATGCGCCACCTCGTCTCCGCCGCCGACCTCACCCGCGACGACGCGCTGCTGATCCTCGACACCGCCGAGGAGCTGGCCCAGCTCTCCGGACGCGCCGTCAAGAAGCTGCCCACCCTGCGCGGGCGCACCGTCGTCAACCTCTTCTTCGAGGACTCCACCCGGACCAAGACCTCCTTCGAGGTCGCCGAGAAGCGGCTCTCCGCCGACGTCATCAACTTCTCCGCCAAGGGCTCCTCGGTCTCCAAGGGCGAGAGCCTCAAGGACACCGCGCTGACCCTCCAGGCGATGGGCGCCGACGCGGTGGTCATCCGCCACCACGCCTCCGGCGCGCCGGCCCGGCTCGCGCAGTCCGACTGGCTGCACGGCAGCGTCATCAACGCCGGTGACGGCACCCACGAGCACCCGACCCAGGCCCTGCTCGACGCCTTCACCATGCGCCGCCACCTCAACGCCGGCACCGGCCGGGACCTCGCCGGCCGCCGGATCACCATCGTCGGCGACATCCTGCACAGCCGGGTCGCCCGCTCCAACGTGCACCTGCTGACCACCCTCGGCGCCCAGGTCACCTTCGTCGCCCCGCCGACGCTGGTGCCGATCGGCATCGAGAACTGGCCCTGCGAGGTGAGCTACGACCTGGAGAGCGTGCTGCCCGGTACCGACGCGCTGATGATGCTGCGGGTGCAGCGCGAGCGGATGAACGCCGCGTTCTTCCCGACCGAGCGCGAGTACTCCCGCCGCTACGGCCTGGACGGCGCCCGGCTGGCGAAGCTGCCCGAGCACGCCATCGTGATGCACCCCGGCCCGATGGTGCGCGGCATGGAGATCACCGCCGAGGTGGCCGACTCCCCGCGCTGCACCGTGGTCGAGCAGGTCGCCAACGGCGTCTCGGTCCGGATGGCCGTGCTCTACCTCCTCCTCGGCGGGGCCGTCTTCGGCGACGGCGCCACCGACCCCGCCCGTACCGACGTCCGTACCGACTCCAGTGGGGCCGCCCTGTGA
- a CDS encoding dihydroorotase — protein MVSYLIRNAQILDGAAPQDIHIADGVIKAIGAGLEAAADIDIDAHGLVVLPGLVDLHTHLREPGREDAETVLTGTQAAARGGFTAVHAMANTFPVADTAGVVEQVWRLGQESGYCDVQPVGAVTVGLEGKQLAELGAMHDSAAGVRVFSDDGKCVDDAVIMRRALEYVKAFDGVVAQHAQEPRLTEGAQMNEGQVSGELGLGGWPAVAEESIIARDVLLAAHVGSRLHVCHVSTAGSVEIIRWAKAKGWDVTAEVTPHHLLLTDELVRSYDPVYKVNPPLRTAADVMALRKALADGTIDAVATDHAPHPAEDKDCEWAVAAMGMVGLETALSVVQQTMVETGLLKWEGVADRMSHRPARIGRLSGHGRPVSVGEPANLVLFDPAYRGTVNPDSFATRSRNSPYRGLDLPGRVHATFLRGVATVLAGELAERGGLA, from the coding sequence ATGGTCAGCTACCTGATCCGCAACGCCCAGATCCTCGACGGCGCCGCACCGCAGGACATCCACATCGCCGACGGCGTCATCAAGGCGATCGGCGCCGGCCTGGAGGCGGCCGCCGACATCGACATCGACGCCCACGGCCTGGTCGTCCTGCCGGGCCTGGTCGACCTGCACACCCACCTGCGCGAGCCCGGGCGCGAGGACGCCGAGACGGTGCTCACCGGCACCCAGGCGGCGGCCCGGGGCGGCTTCACCGCCGTCCACGCGATGGCCAACACCTTCCCGGTCGCCGACACCGCCGGTGTCGTCGAGCAGGTCTGGCGGCTCGGCCAGGAGTCCGGCTACTGCGACGTGCAGCCGGTCGGCGCCGTCACCGTCGGCCTGGAGGGCAAGCAGCTCGCCGAGCTCGGCGCGATGCACGACTCGGCGGCCGGCGTCCGGGTGTTCTCGGACGACGGCAAGTGCGTCGACGACGCGGTGATCATGCGCCGCGCGCTGGAGTACGTGAAGGCCTTCGACGGGGTCGTCGCCCAGCACGCCCAGGAGCCCCGGCTGACCGAGGGCGCCCAGATGAACGAGGGCCAGGTCTCCGGCGAGCTCGGGCTCGGCGGCTGGCCTGCCGTGGCGGAGGAGTCGATCATCGCCCGCGACGTGCTGCTCGCCGCGCACGTCGGCTCGCGCCTGCACGTCTGCCACGTCTCCACGGCCGGCTCGGTGGAGATCATCCGCTGGGCCAAGGCCAAGGGCTGGGACGTGACCGCCGAGGTCACCCCGCACCACCTGCTGCTCACCGACGAGCTGGTCCGCAGCTACGACCCGGTGTACAAGGTCAACCCGCCGCTGCGCACCGCGGCCGACGTGATGGCGCTGCGCAAGGCGCTCGCGGACGGCACGATCGACGCCGTCGCCACCGACCACGCGCCGCACCCGGCCGAGGACAAGGACTGCGAGTGGGCGGTCGCCGCGATGGGCATGGTCGGCCTGGAGACCGCGCTGTCGGTCGTCCAGCAGACCATGGTCGAGACCGGCCTGCTCAAGTGGGAGGGCGTCGCCGACCGGATGTCCCACCGCCCCGCGCGGATCGGCCGCCTGAGCGGCCACGGGCGCCCCGTCTCGGTCGGTGAGCCGGCCAACCTGGTGCTCTTCGATCCCGCGTACCGTGGGACCGTGAACCCCGACAGCTTCGCCACCCGCAGCCGCAACAGCCCCTATCGTGGCCTTGACCTGCCGGGACGGGTGCACGCCACCTTCCTGCGCGGCGTCGCCACGGTGCTCGCGGGCGAGCTGGCCGAGCGGGGCGGGCTCGCGTGA